One genomic segment of Sebastes fasciatus isolate fSebFas1 chromosome 17, fSebFas1.pri, whole genome shotgun sequence includes these proteins:
- the LOC141753869 gene encoding CD209 antigen-like protein 2 isoform X4, producing MSSDIYAKPDLTTKVRYNRKVQDEEWEESEVVIYESVDVIRDDHADIQSHKGGPLTEKHPPAVQTRPFRTAALCLGVLCFLMIIGIIFLSVQYISVTLEKDELQTRYDQLSYNNSQLQEKVSEKWCPEGWRRFECSCYFKSNERKTWYKSREYCQQRGADLVVINNKEEQEFVIQLNINGESWIGLREIWTQRWEWEWVDGSPLTETFWASGLPRYDGYQHAATCCNQQGQWTQSRYDNKNWICEK from the exons ATGTCCTCAGATATTTATGCCAAACCAGATTTAACAACGAAGGTGAGATACAACAGAAAGGTGCAGGACGAAGAGTGGGAGGAATCGGAGGTTGTTATCTACGAGAGTGTAGACGTTATCAGAGATGACCACGCTGATATTCAGTCACACAAAGGAG GACCGCTCACTGAGAAACATCCTCCAGCCGTCCAAACGAGGCCTTTCAGGACTGCTGCTCTCTGTCTAGGAGTGCTGTGCTTTCTGATGATAATAGGAATCATCTTCTTATCCGTACAGT ATATTTCTGTCACTTTGGAAAAAGACGAGCTGCAGACCAGATACGACCAGCTGAGCTACAACAACAGCCAGCTCCAGGAGAAAGTTTCAG AGAAGTGGTGTCCTGAAGGATGGAGGAGATTTGAATGCAGTTGTTACTTTAAATCTAATGAGAGGAAAACTTGGTACAAAAGCAGAGAGTACtgtcagcagagaggagcagatcTGGTGGTCATAAACAACAAAGAGGAACAG GAGTTTGTCATTCAGCTGAATATAAATGGAGAGTCCTGGATTGGTCTACGGGAAATATGGACACAAAGATGGGAATGGGAATGGGTGGACGGATCACCGCTGACGGAAAC GTTCTGGGCATCGGGACTGCCACGCTATGACGGCTACCAGCACGCTGCAACATGCTGCAATCAACAAGGACAATGGACACAAAGCAGATATGATAATAAGAACTGGATCTGTGAGAAATAG
- the LOC141753869 gene encoding uncharacterized protein LOC141753869 isoform X1 — translation MSSDIYAKPDLTTKVRYNRKVQDEEWEESEVVIYESVDVIRDDHADIQSHKGGPLTEKHPPAVQTRPFRTAALCLGVLCFLMIIGIIFLSVQYISVISEKDELQTRYDQLETRYDELSYNNSQLQEKVSDISVTLEKDELQTRYDQLSYNNSQLQEKVSDLSFNHSQLQDEVKQLKGKIEEKWCPEGWRRFECSCYFKSNERKTWYKSREYCQQRGADLVVINNKEEQEFVIQLNINGESWIGLREIWTQRWEWEWVDGSPLTETFWASGLPRYDGYQHAATCCNQQGQWTQSRYDNKNWICEK, via the exons ATGTCCTCAGATATTTATGCCAAACCAGATTTAACAACGAAGGTGAGATACAACAGAAAGGTGCAGGACGAAGAGTGGGAGGAATCGGAGGTTGTTATCTACGAGAGTGTAGACGTTATCAGAGATGACCACGCTGATATTCAGTCACACAAAGGAG GACCGCTCACTGAGAAACATCCTCCAGCCGTCCAAACGAGGCCTTTCAGGACTGCTGCTCTCTGTCTAGGAGTGCTGTGCTTTCTGATGATAATAGGAATCATCTTCTTATCCGTACAGT ATATTTCTGTCATTTCGGAAAAAGACGAGCTGCAGACCCGATACGACCAACTGGAGACCAGATACGACGAGCTGAGCTACAACAACAGCCAGCTCCAGGAGAAAGTTTCAG ATATTTCTGTCACTTTGGAAAAAGACGAGCTGCAGACCAGATACGACCAGCTGAGCTACAACAACAGCCAGCTCCAGGAGAAAGTTTCAG ACTTATCATTCAACCACAGTCAGTTACAGGATGAAGTAAAGCAGCTGAAGGGCAAAATTGAAG AGAAGTGGTGTCCTGAAGGATGGAGGAGATTTGAATGCAGTTGTTACTTTAAATCTAATGAGAGGAAAACTTGGTACAAAAGCAGAGAGTACtgtcagcagagaggagcagatcTGGTGGTCATAAACAACAAAGAGGAACAG GAGTTTGTCATTCAGCTGAATATAAATGGAGAGTCCTGGATTGGTCTACGGGAAATATGGACACAAAGATGGGAATGGGAATGGGTGGACGGATCACCGCTGACGGAAAC GTTCTGGGCATCGGGACTGCCACGCTATGACGGCTACCAGCACGCTGCAACATGCTGCAATCAACAAGGACAATGGACACAAAGCAGATATGATAATAAGAACTGGATCTGTGAGAAATAG
- the LOC141753869 gene encoding uncharacterized protein LOC141753869 isoform X2: protein MSSDIYAKPDLTTKVRYNRKVQDEEWEESEVVIYESVDVIRDDHADIQSHKGGPLTEKHPPAVQTRPFRTAALCLGVLCFLMIIGIIFLSVQYISVISEKDELQTRYDQLETRYDELSYNNSQLQEKVSEKDELQTRYDQLSYNNSQLQEKVSDLSFNHSQLQDEVKQLKGKIEEKWCPEGWRRFECSCYFKSNERKTWYKSREYCQQRGADLVVINNKEEQEFVIQLNINGESWIGLREIWTQRWEWEWVDGSPLTETFWASGLPRYDGYQHAATCCNQQGQWTQSRYDNKNWICEK, encoded by the exons ATGTCCTCAGATATTTATGCCAAACCAGATTTAACAACGAAGGTGAGATACAACAGAAAGGTGCAGGACGAAGAGTGGGAGGAATCGGAGGTTGTTATCTACGAGAGTGTAGACGTTATCAGAGATGACCACGCTGATATTCAGTCACACAAAGGAG GACCGCTCACTGAGAAACATCCTCCAGCCGTCCAAACGAGGCCTTTCAGGACTGCTGCTCTCTGTCTAGGAGTGCTGTGCTTTCTGATGATAATAGGAATCATCTTCTTATCCGTACAGT ATATTTCTGTCATTTCGGAAAAAGACGAGCTGCAGACCCGATACGACCAACTGGAGACCAGATACGACGAGCTGAGCTACAACAACAGCCAGCTCCAGGAGAAAGTTTCA GAAAAAGACGAGCTGCAGACCAGATACGACCAGCTGAGCTACAACAACAGCCAGCTCCAGGAGAAAGTTTCAG ACTTATCATTCAACCACAGTCAGTTACAGGATGAAGTAAAGCAGCTGAAGGGCAAAATTGAAG AGAAGTGGTGTCCTGAAGGATGGAGGAGATTTGAATGCAGTTGTTACTTTAAATCTAATGAGAGGAAAACTTGGTACAAAAGCAGAGAGTACtgtcagcagagaggagcagatcTGGTGGTCATAAACAACAAAGAGGAACAG GAGTTTGTCATTCAGCTGAATATAAATGGAGAGTCCTGGATTGGTCTACGGGAAATATGGACACAAAGATGGGAATGGGAATGGGTGGACGGATCACCGCTGACGGAAAC GTTCTGGGCATCGGGACTGCCACGCTATGACGGCTACCAGCACGCTGCAACATGCTGCAATCAACAAGGACAATGGACACAAAGCAGATATGATAATAAGAACTGGATCTGTGAGAAATAG
- the LOC141753869 gene encoding CD209 antigen-like protein 2 isoform X3, translated as MSSDIYAKPDLTTKVRYNRKVQDEEWEESEVVIYESVDVIRDDHADIQSHKGGPLTEKHPPAVQTRPFRTAALCLGVLCFLMIIGIIFLSVQYISVTLEKDELQTRYDQLSYNNSQLQEKVSDLSFNHSQLQDEVKQLKGKIEEKWCPEGWRRFECSCYFKSNERKTWYKSREYCQQRGADLVVINNKEEQEFVIQLNINGESWIGLREIWTQRWEWEWVDGSPLTETFWASGLPRYDGYQHAATCCNQQGQWTQSRYDNKNWICEK; from the exons ATGTCCTCAGATATTTATGCCAAACCAGATTTAACAACGAAGGTGAGATACAACAGAAAGGTGCAGGACGAAGAGTGGGAGGAATCGGAGGTTGTTATCTACGAGAGTGTAGACGTTATCAGAGATGACCACGCTGATATTCAGTCACACAAAGGAG GACCGCTCACTGAGAAACATCCTCCAGCCGTCCAAACGAGGCCTTTCAGGACTGCTGCTCTCTGTCTAGGAGTGCTGTGCTTTCTGATGATAATAGGAATCATCTTCTTATCCGTACAGT ATATTTCTGTCACTTTGGAAAAAGACGAGCTGCAGACCAGATACGACCAGCTGAGCTACAACAACAGCCAGCTCCAGGAGAAAGTTTCAG ACTTATCATTCAACCACAGTCAGTTACAGGATGAAGTAAAGCAGCTGAAGGGCAAAATTGAAG AGAAGTGGTGTCCTGAAGGATGGAGGAGATTTGAATGCAGTTGTTACTTTAAATCTAATGAGAGGAAAACTTGGTACAAAAGCAGAGAGTACtgtcagcagagaggagcagatcTGGTGGTCATAAACAACAAAGAGGAACAG GAGTTTGTCATTCAGCTGAATATAAATGGAGAGTCCTGGATTGGTCTACGGGAAATATGGACACAAAGATGGGAATGGGAATGGGTGGACGGATCACCGCTGACGGAAAC GTTCTGGGCATCGGGACTGCCACGCTATGACGGCTACCAGCACGCTGCAACATGCTGCAATCAACAAGGACAATGGACACAAAGCAGATATGATAATAAGAACTGGATCTGTGAGAAATAG